One Ranitomeya variabilis isolate aRanVar5 chromosome 4, aRanVar5.hap1, whole genome shotgun sequence genomic window, cgtagctgtgcaatacactacgtagctgtgcaatacactacgtagctgtgcaatacactacgtagctgtgcaatacactacgtagctgtgcaatacactacgtagctgtgcaatacactacgtagctgtgcaatacactacgtagctgtgcaatacactacgtagctgtgcaatacactacgtagctgtgcaatacactacgtagctgtgttatatactatgtgcctgtgcaatatactacgtggctatgttatatactaagggctatgctataaactacgtggctgaccaatatactacatacctgtgcaatacactacgtggctgtgttatatgctacgtaactctgctatatactacgtacgctgttacatactacgtagctctgttatatactacgtagctatgttatatactacgtcggttgtgttatatactacgtcactgtgcaatatagtacgtagcctgtgctatatactacctacatattctagaatacccaatacgttagaatcgggccaccatctagtttttaaatACAAAAGTATGCTTTTTTGTTTCAAATAAAAGGACTTTACTTGCTCTTTATTTTCAATATAACTCTGGGATTAGTAATGGTGAAGCGTCTTATAAAcgtctctctattactaagcctTGGGCTTGATGCCACCGGACAATACAAAAGGTAATATCaatctcacaaatatgaaccccacttgccactgctacagggcaaatgggaagaggctggcaaagggccagaattggcgcatctaatagatgcgtgtTTTCTGGGGCACttgggaataccagcccccagctgtctgatttaccttggctggttgtcaaaaataatgTGGGACCctacaccattgttttttttttttttttaacttattttaaaAGGAGTGGGGATCaatatattcttgataaccagccatgataaagctgacaactgagggttacagcccgcagctgttagttttgcatggctggttatcaaaattacaggAGAACCCACACCGGTTTTTATTATAAGTTAAGTTAGATCACAGACGCCGCTTGCTCCCGCTGTTATTAGCTGCCGCGGACGTAGGCTgatggagtagtagtcccatcagccgacgccagtgaatggaggtaaactttttagcaTTGATCAAAGCTgtaggctcatgctgtcatttgaaagCATGGGAAACAAGGCTGTCTGGCCGGTGGTAATGATTTTATCGCAGATCAGAGGCACACGTCATGGTGTACAGCTTTATGAAAAAGATTCAGCATAACCTGGGATTTAATCCGTTAAATAATTTActttttctgggatttttggtccagtgggtggttctaccagtgattgacagcttgctctgtataaggctagggtcacaaaaTAAGCCAACCTGCTCTgcctcactgaataacattggtcggaATGCAATCCTTTCATTGAAGTGCACTCCTCCGATTTACACTCTCGTGTGAGTGTGCCCCAAGTGTGCGCCCAGtccgctgtcagtcactgatgggaccgcctactggacccaaaatcccagaaagagcagaggattatgGGATTAACACAGGTTATATAGATTTGTGAGAACAGGCTCTGTATATCTCGCTGCTccgctcccctccccctgctctgtAACACGGGGCCAGCGTTTtcctggtgacatgttcccttaaaaaaaaaagtgcaaataaagGAATAAAATGCAAAGTAAGAAACAGAACAGCACATACAATGAAGCCGGAGCTAAGCGCAGTGCACCTTGTGTGCCCGCCATACTGGCACCATCCCTGTATACAGACAAGAGGTCACACACAAAGAAGCACAGCCTCCTGCCGGCCCACACCGAGTCCTGTGTGTCCGCCCGGGTGGCGGGGAGGTCAGCAGGACACGGAAGGATACAGATGCCCAGCACTACGCCGCCTATGGCCAGCCCGGTTATTATATTTCTCGTCCTCAGCTTCCCAGAATTCGCCCACTGCGCCATTTCCCTCCTTCGTAGAAGCGCCATCTGCTCCGGGGTGagcgcctgctgctgctgctgctgctgctgctgctgctgcttcgcgTCCCTGGCGCCTGACCCCTGCGTGCTTCCCTTCTCCGCCATGTTTGTCTGTCGGCAGCGCTCGAAGATGACGTCATCAGTAACCGCCAGAGCAAGTCTCAAAAAATGGGAGGAAAAAAACGCTCATAAAGTGATTTCCTTATAACGCCATGCAAAAAAATGCCGTCTCGTGGTGAAAGTTATAAAGAACCTCGCAGTTAAAGCACAGACTGGCATTTTGCCCACAACAAATATGGCGGCCTCGTAGGTTACAGCTCATGTACATCATTACCATTATGAGGTGGGATACAAGAAACAGGACTAGTAATTGGAATAGCgtcgtgtgtgtgtgtaaatatcaGGGCACAGTTCTAGTTTGCGAGCAGACACTGCAGTGAATCGGCTTCCCATAGTAACCAATCAGGTCGCTGCTTTTAAAAGCCATCTTTCCTGGTAAATGCGATCTGATTGGCTGCTCTGTAGCTGTGTCCGTTTCCAccactctgcctgtagtaaccGACCACTTGCAGTGCGAGCTGGGGCTGACGGCTGACTTCTGTTCATACTTGTCAGCTTGTGCTATTTTGTGAGTTTGGTGCCCAAATCCCATAGCCTGAGCGCTTTCATAGCCCCATGTGCCCCATTTCTCACCttctaaggctacgtgcacacgttgcggaaagtcctgtggatttttccggactgattttggtaaatccacaggtaaaccacactgcgatttactgcttttttttgcgttttttgtgcggattctactgcggttttacacttgcagattcctattatggagcaggtgtaaaccgctgcggaatccgcacaaagaattgacatgctgcgcaatAAACAACTCCACGTTTTCGCgcggtttttccgcagcatgggcaatgcggattttgttttccatggtACTGTATAAcgcatggaaaaccgctgcggatgcgcagcaaaatccgcaacgcgtgcacatagcctaaacctgtGTTTGGATGCAGTGTGATTGTGGAGTGTGCTGGCATTGTGCACAAGAAACCTTCCAGAAGCATTGCTTTTCTGGAGGTGTAGGCGATGCCCACATTTCAGGGAGCTGGCGAGGTCTTCCCTTTTATTGGAGGCTTACAGATATTTCAGGAAATTTAGAAAGTGTGATATTTGTCCAATAACCCTGAAACATCCTACTGCAGGcttgagtaataataataattttattttctatagcgccgacatattccgtaGTGCTTCACattttagaggggatttgtacagacaatagacattacagcataacaataaacacagatcaatacAGATacaaagaggagtgagggccctgctcgcaagcttacaaactatgaggaaaaggggagacacgagaggtggatggtaacaattgctttagttatttggaccagccatagtgtaaggctcgggtgttcatgtaaagctgcatgaaccagttaacagcctaagtatgtagcagtacagacacagagggctattaactgcataaagtgtatgagaacacgatgtgaggaacctggttttgaagaaaattttgaatgggccacacagggatagttagattaatgcattgaggcggtaagccagtctgaacaaatgcgtttttagggcacgcttaaaactgtggggattaatcgtattaacctaggtagtgcattccaaagaattggcgcagcacgtgtaaagtcttggagatgggattaTTGAGGattctaacctcaggtcattagcagaaaggagagcacagttaggccggcgtcacactggcgagttttacggacgtaagagcgcagaaactacgtccgtaaaactcgcataacatacggcacaattattctcaatggggctgctcctattagccgtatattacggttcagtattatacggctttctacggccgtacaaaatcgcagcatgctgcgtttgtcagcgtactgcgcaaaaaaatcgccaatgaaagtctatgggggcgtgaaaaatacggattccacactgaccagcagtgtgacttgcgagaaatacgcaccggtgttagtgaaaagtcggtaattcaattgccggcttttaatttctcctgcacaaacccgacaggatatgagacatggtttacatacagtaaaccatctcatatcccctttttttttgc contains:
- the COA3 gene encoding cytochrome c oxidase assembly factor 3 homolog, mitochondrial, encoding MAEKGSTQGSGARDAKQQQQQQQQQQQALTPEQMALLRRREMAQWANSGKLRTRNIITGLAIGGVVLGIYGYTFFSVSQEKFLDELEDEAKVVRANYPKTSAN